A window of the Aeromicrobium phoceense genome harbors these coding sequences:
- a CDS encoding copper resistance CopC family protein — MTAAFVTLLVLAPAPSAQAHTGLTSSDPADDSTVQTTPDRIQLQFTDPMSKEFSKVSLTIGTSPQQVLVLDPSTSGPTVSVDLSDARLPTAPPGSGDVAWDVAYRVISADGHPVDGNVRFRAPLPPTPSSRDASSPASETPKGESSSTVDEDGDDFRTTAILIGVGVSLFFLLPLSVLLWAIGRDRRRQRATSE; from the coding sequence GTGACCGCAGCCTTCGTTACGCTCCTCGTGCTCGCTCCTGCCCCGTCAGCGCAGGCGCACACGGGCCTCACCTCGTCCGATCCGGCGGACGACTCCACCGTGCAGACGACTCCCGACCGCATTCAGTTGCAGTTCACCGACCCGATGTCCAAGGAGTTCTCCAAGGTGAGCCTCACGATCGGCACGTCACCGCAGCAAGTCTTGGTGTTGGATCCGTCGACGAGCGGGCCGACGGTCTCGGTTGACCTTTCGGACGCAAGATTGCCGACCGCTCCCCCGGGCTCGGGCGATGTGGCGTGGGATGTGGCGTACCGAGTGATCTCGGCCGACGGGCACCCCGTGGACGGCAACGTCCGTTTCAGGGCGCCGCTTCCCCCGACCCCGAGCTCACGTGATGCGAGCTCCCCTGCGAGTGAGACTCCGAAGGGCGAATCCTCCTCGACCGTGGACGAGGACGGGGACGACTTCCGAACCACGGCGATTCTGATCGGCGTGGGTGTCAGCCTGTTCTTCCTTCTCCCGCTGTCGGTCTTGCTCTGGGCGATCGGGCGCGACCGGCGTCGCCAGCGGGCGACCAGCGAATGA
- a CDS encoding cation diffusion facilitator family transporter → MGAGHGHGAAGHAGGRHRWRLAVAFVLVFAFFLVELVFGLMSNSLALISDAGHMSADVVALGAALVATRIATRLDTTGRKTYGSYRAEVFASGFTVLIMLGVAAYVVIEAISRIGDAPEVATGTMLVVGALGLVVNIVSMLLLREGSRESLNVKGAYYEVVADAAGSVGVIAAGILVAVSGQPIWDTLVAVAIGIFVAVRAVVLGRQVLAVLGQHVPEGIVVDEVVETLEALPGVAGVHDLHLWTLTSGMNVATAHLVVEKGSDGQLVLTKAQGVLATTYGIEHATLQTELAPTQQCEEVSW, encoded by the coding sequence ATGGGCGCGGGTCACGGCCACGGTGCTGCAGGTCACGCCGGCGGTCGCCACCGGTGGCGCTTGGCGGTCGCCTTCGTGCTGGTGTTCGCGTTCTTCCTCGTCGAGTTGGTCTTCGGTCTCATGTCGAACTCGTTGGCCCTGATCTCCGATGCCGGGCACATGTCCGCCGACGTGGTGGCCTTGGGGGCCGCGCTCGTAGCGACGCGGATCGCGACGCGGCTGGACACCACGGGCCGCAAGACCTACGGCTCCTACCGGGCCGAGGTCTTCGCCTCAGGCTTCACCGTGCTGATCATGCTCGGCGTGGCGGCGTATGTCGTCATCGAGGCCATCAGTCGAATTGGCGACGCTCCTGAGGTTGCCACCGGGACGATGCTCGTGGTGGGAGCCCTCGGTTTGGTCGTCAACATCGTCTCGATGCTGCTTCTGCGCGAGGGATCGCGCGAGTCCCTGAACGTCAAGGGTGCGTACTACGAGGTGGTTGCCGACGCTGCGGGAAGCGTCGGTGTGATCGCCGCGGGCATCCTGGTGGCCGTCAGTGGACAGCCCATCTGGGACACGCTCGTCGCCGTGGCGATCGGCATCTTCGTTGCCGTACGAGCGGTGGTGCTTGGCCGACAGGTGCTGGCCGTCCTCGGCCAGCATGTCCCCGAAGGCATCGTCGTAGACGAGGTAGTCGAGACGCTCGAAGCACTACCAGGCGTCGCAGGCGTGCACGATCTTCACCTCTGGACCCTCACGTCCGGCATGAACGTCGCGACCGCGCATCTCGTGGTGGAGAAGGGCTCTGACGGGCAGTTGGTCCTGACCAAGGCCCAGGGAGTCCTGGCCACCACCTATGGGATCGAGCACGCCACGCTGCAGACGGAGCTGGCCCCCACTCAGCAGTGCGAGGAAGTGAGCTGGTGA
- a CDS encoding ArsR/SmtB family transcription factor — protein sequence MNVATSTALDALARFGHALSDPTRAKILMSLRESSAFPTDLADALDVSRQSISNHLACLRGCGLVVAVPQGRRTRYELADQRLGHALGDLHELVLAVDPGHGVSGDAGVESGR from the coding sequence ATGAACGTTGCAACCTCGACCGCTCTGGATGCGCTCGCTCGATTCGGTCACGCCCTGTCCGATCCCACGCGCGCCAAGATCCTCATGTCTCTGCGTGAATCATCGGCGTTCCCTACGGATCTGGCCGATGCGTTGGACGTGAGTCGACAGTCGATCTCGAACCACTTGGCGTGCTTGCGGGGTTGTGGGCTGGTGGTCGCGGTACCTCAGGGGCGCCGCACCCGGTACGAATTGGCCGATCAGCGGCTGGGTCACGCGTTGGGCGACTTGCACGAGCTCGTCCTGGCAGTCGATCCCGGCCACGGTGTCAGCGGCGATGCCGGCGTGGAGAGTGGTCGGTGA
- a CDS encoding NAD(P)/FAD-dependent oxidoreductase, producing MGAGQAGLAMSHALLERGLRPAEDFVILDAGSAQTLSWRRRWDSLTLFTPAWHSHLPGLRMPGAQGRYPSSKDVADYLDLYRASLGVEPKWDTRAVSVHPQRDDSLVLQTSTGSLRARAVVAATGPFAIPQYPDFANDTVVDGANLHSDAYRNPDQLSDGPVLVVGSGNTGIQIARELSAHRCVSIAQGSPRPRLPHRLLGVDLFRWLQLTGVLSVPSNGRIGRRISGRELVVGPGLVDLASRGVHLLPRAVDGNRDRIAFADGVERRFESVIWATGYRNGFGWLPEAVVGEDGTLDQQDGRTPIRGLYVLGDSWLRNRGSALLGGVGTDARLIARHIVP from the coding sequence GTGGGGGCAGGGCAGGCGGGACTCGCGATGTCACATGCGTTGCTCGAGCGGGGTCTCCGACCAGCCGAGGACTTCGTAATCCTGGACGCAGGATCCGCCCAGACGCTTTCCTGGCGTCGCCGCTGGGATTCACTCACCCTGTTCACGCCGGCTTGGCACTCTCACCTTCCTGGGCTTCGGATGCCAGGGGCTCAGGGGCGCTACCCGTCATCGAAAGATGTCGCCGACTACCTCGACCTCTACCGCGCGAGCCTGGGCGTGGAGCCAAAGTGGGATACGCGCGCCGTTTCCGTCCACCCGCAGCGGGACGACTCCCTGGTCCTTCAAACGTCGACGGGATCGTTGCGCGCTCGCGCAGTCGTGGCGGCGACCGGGCCCTTCGCGATCCCCCAGTACCCCGACTTCGCTAACGACACAGTCGTAGACGGAGCCAACCTCCACAGCGACGCCTACCGGAACCCTGACCAACTCTCCGACGGTCCGGTCCTCGTCGTCGGCTCCGGAAATACCGGGATCCAGATCGCCAGGGAGCTCTCGGCTCATCGATGTGTGTCGATCGCCCAAGGCTCTCCACGACCGCGCCTTCCGCACCGGCTGCTCGGAGTCGACCTTTTCAGATGGCTGCAACTGACGGGGGTGCTCTCGGTGCCGTCCAACGGTCGCATCGGACGCCGCATCTCGGGGCGCGAGTTGGTGGTGGGCCCAGGCCTGGTCGACCTGGCCTCGAGAGGCGTCCACCTTCTGCCTCGTGCGGTGGATGGGAACCGCGACAGGATCGCGTTCGCCGACGGCGTCGAGCGCAGATTCGAATCGGTGATTTGGGCTACTGGCTATCGCAACGGGTTCGGGTGGTTGCCCGAAGCGGTCGTCGGCGAGGACGGCACTCTTGATCAGCAGGACGGACGAACTCCGATCAGGGGGTTGTACGTCCTCGGAGACTCATGGCTTCGCAACAGGGGCTCAGCTCTGCTCGGAGGCGTGGGCACGGACGCTCGACTGATTGCCCGGCACATCGTCCCGTGA
- the cmtR gene encoding Cd(II)/Pb(II)-sensing metalloregulatory transcriptional regulator CmtR: MLTIATRLDVMNRLGRAMADPTRSRILMTLLEGPSYPAVLSRDLELTRSNVSNHLTCLRDCGIVVAEAEGRQTRYEIADPHLTAALVALVDVTLAVDVHAPCVDSTCTVVGCCESGSGA; encoded by the coding sequence GTGCTGACCATTGCTACGCGACTCGACGTCATGAACCGGCTTGGCCGTGCCATGGCCGACCCTACGCGCTCCCGCATCCTCATGACTCTCCTCGAGGGACCGAGCTATCCCGCCGTGCTGTCGCGCGACTTGGAGCTGACTCGATCCAACGTCTCGAACCATCTGACGTGTCTGCGCGACTGCGGCATCGTGGTGGCTGAGGCCGAGGGGCGTCAGACACGCTATGAGATTGCCGATCCCCATCTCACCGCCGCCCTCGTCGCCCTGGTGGACGTGACGTTGGCTGTGGACGTTCACGCGCCGTGCGTCGACTCGACGTGCACCGTGGTGGGCTGCTGCGAGTCGGGATCGGGCGCATGA
- a CDS encoding heavy metal translocating P-type ATPase gives MSAACGCEHDSVAMTGEDFEESERPWWKDSGVMVPVFSGLAFLLGLVAERSGAETPALALFWVGLLLGASTFTPAAIRNLFKGKLGIGLLMTISAIGAVILGYVEEAAALAFLYSIAEALEDKAMDRARGGLRALLKLVPETATVLRDGVAEQVQAKDLVVGDVMMVRPGERIATDGLVRSGRSSLDTSAITGESIPVEVEPGDPVSAGAINSAGALEIETTAAGTDNSLTTIVELVEQAQAEKGDRARLADRIARPLVPGVLILAVLVALLGSILGDPDVWITRALVVLVAASPCALAISVPLTVVAAIGAASKFGVIVKSGAAFERFGTVRHVAVDKTGTLTRNEPAVTAVLVVEGITEAQGLAWAAALEQHSTHPLAAAITAAAQDVPLAAEVTEQAGHGIDGTVDGMKITVGSPRWLDAGELGARVEDLEMQGMTVVIVHRDGVPVAAIGVRDELRPEVPDVVRTLTDHRVGVTMLTGDNARTARALAAQAGIDDVRAELRPEDKAAAITELSEAGSVAMIGDGINDAPALAAADIGIAMGATGSDAAIESADVAFTGHDLRLIPRAFEHARRGRRIINQNIILSLLIIAALLPLALFGVLGLAAVVLVHEIAEVIVILNGLRAARTPAPRVEG, from the coding sequence ATGAGCGCGGCGTGTGGATGCGAGCACGATTCCGTCGCCATGACGGGCGAGGACTTCGAGGAGTCGGAGCGACCGTGGTGGAAGGACAGCGGAGTCATGGTGCCGGTCTTCTCGGGTCTGGCATTCCTCCTCGGCCTGGTCGCCGAGCGGTCCGGGGCCGAGACACCCGCCCTGGCGCTCTTCTGGGTCGGCCTACTGCTGGGCGCCTCGACCTTCACCCCTGCCGCGATCCGAAACCTGTTCAAGGGCAAGCTCGGGATCGGGCTGTTGATGACGATCAGCGCGATCGGCGCTGTCATTCTCGGCTACGTCGAGGAGGCCGCGGCGCTGGCGTTCTTGTACTCGATCGCGGAGGCCTTGGAGGACAAGGCGATGGACCGGGCGCGCGGAGGGTTGCGGGCGTTGCTCAAGCTCGTGCCCGAGACGGCGACGGTGCTCCGTGACGGTGTCGCGGAGCAGGTCCAAGCCAAGGATCTGGTCGTCGGCGACGTGATGATGGTCCGACCTGGCGAGCGGATCGCGACGGACGGACTCGTCCGCTCAGGACGGTCGAGCTTGGACACCTCGGCCATCACCGGTGAGTCGATCCCGGTCGAGGTCGAGCCGGGTGACCCGGTGTCAGCCGGGGCGATCAACAGTGCTGGCGCGCTGGAGATCGAGACCACTGCGGCCGGTACTGACAACTCGCTCACCACGATCGTGGAGCTGGTCGAGCAGGCTCAGGCAGAAAAGGGCGATCGCGCCCGGCTCGCCGACCGGATCGCGCGGCCCCTCGTCCCGGGGGTCCTGATCCTTGCTGTGCTCGTCGCGCTCCTCGGATCGATCCTGGGCGACCCAGACGTGTGGATCACTCGCGCCCTCGTCGTGCTGGTGGCGGCGTCGCCCTGTGCGCTGGCGATCTCCGTCCCTCTGACCGTCGTCGCCGCCATCGGTGCGGCCAGCAAGTTCGGCGTGATCGTCAAATCCGGTGCGGCCTTCGAACGTTTCGGCACCGTCCGCCACGTCGCCGTCGACAAGACCGGCACTCTCACCCGCAATGAGCCTGCCGTCACCGCGGTCCTGGTGGTCGAAGGCATCACCGAGGCTCAGGGACTGGCGTGGGCTGCCGCGTTGGAGCAGCACAGCACACACCCGCTCGCTGCGGCGATCACCGCGGCCGCCCAGGACGTTCCCCTGGCCGCGGAGGTGACCGAGCAGGCGGGACACGGCATCGATGGCACCGTCGACGGGATGAAGATCACTGTCGGCAGCCCGCGCTGGCTCGACGCCGGAGAGCTCGGCGCGCGTGTCGAGGATCTGGAAATGCAGGGCATGACGGTCGTGATCGTGCACCGCGACGGCGTCCCGGTCGCGGCGATCGGCGTCCGCGACGAGCTGCGCCCCGAAGTCCCTGACGTCGTGCGCACCCTCACCGATCACCGAGTGGGCGTGACCATGCTCACCGGCGACAACGCTCGAACCGCTCGAGCTCTCGCCGCGCAGGCCGGGATCGACGATGTCCGCGCCGAGCTCCGACCCGAGGACAAGGCCGCTGCGATCACCGAGCTGTCCGAAGCGGGATCGGTCGCCATGATCGGCGACGGCATCAACGACGCCCCGGCTCTCGCCGCCGCGGACATCGGCATCGCCATGGGAGCGACAGGCTCCGACGCGGCGATCGAGTCCGCCGACGTTGCCTTCACTGGCCATGATCTGCGCCTCATCCCGCGGGCATTCGAACACGCGCGGCGTGGACGGCGCATCATCAACCAGAACATCATCCTGTCGCTGTTGATCATCGCCGCGCTGCTTCCACTCGCGCTGTTCGGTGTCTTGGGGCTGGCCGCCGTTGTGCTGGTCCACGAGATCGCGGAGGTCATCGTGATTCTCAACGGGCTGCGCGCCGCCCGCACTCCCGCGCCGCGAGTGGAGGGCTGA
- a CDS encoding cadmium resistance transporter, with amino-acid sequence MLTTVGSAIGLFAATNIDDIVVLTVLFLASRNGSPRPWQIVGGQYVGFITLVAISVVAALGLTIVPDQWVGLLGLIPLSIGIWTLIRGLLRKRNGEDSDLTLAAGLWSVAGITIANGADNISLYTPIFRTSAPADVAVMIAVFLVLVAVWCAAGRLIGTREVVTEALERIEHWLVPTVFIGLGLFILIESEVITRFFEVIG; translated from the coding sequence ATGCTGACGACTGTCGGTTCGGCCATTGGCCTGTTCGCGGCTACCAACATCGATGACATCGTGGTGCTCACCGTGCTGTTCCTCGCCTCCCGCAATGGGAGTCCGCGCCCGTGGCAGATCGTCGGGGGGCAATACGTCGGATTCATCACGCTTGTCGCGATCAGTGTGGTCGCCGCGCTCGGCTTGACGATCGTGCCGGATCAATGGGTCGGACTGCTCGGACTGATCCCTCTCAGCATCGGCATCTGGACGCTCATCCGCGGTTTGCTTCGCAAGCGCAACGGCGAGGACAGCGATTTGACCCTCGCAGCCGGGCTCTGGAGTGTCGCCGGGATAACAATCGCCAATGGGGCTGACAACATCTCGCTCTACACGCCGATTTTTCGCACCAGCGCCCCGGCCGACGTCGCGGTCATGATTGCGGTCTTCCTCGTCCTCGTCGCCGTTTGGTGCGCCGCTGGACGACTGATCGGAACCCGCGAGGTCGTCACTGAGGCACTGGAGCGCATCGAGCACTGGCTCGTGCCCACGGTCTTCATTGGTTTGGGCCTGTTCATCCTGATCGAGTCCGAGGTCATCACCCGGTTCTTCGAGGTCATCGGATGA
- a CDS encoding signal peptidase II, producing the protein MTALLLGGLVVLVDQWTKSWAESTLIEGERTPLVGSLFGLQLAYNPGAAFSFGEGFTWVFALVSVAAVVVATVFAFRVRQLGWTLVVGALGGAAASHASDRLFREPGFGRGHVVDFLAYGNLFIGNFADFVIVTGAVAGALLMWREERARGQASTTTILRRRIAENLPPEDDTR; encoded by the coding sequence GTGACGGCCCTCCTGCTTGGCGGGCTCGTCGTTCTTGTCGATCAGTGGACCAAGAGCTGGGCCGAGAGCACCCTCATCGAGGGTGAGCGGACGCCGTTGGTTGGAAGCCTGTTCGGCCTTCAACTGGCGTACAACCCGGGCGCGGCGTTCTCCTTTGGCGAAGGGTTCACGTGGGTGTTCGCCTTGGTCTCTGTCGCCGCTGTGGTCGTCGCGACGGTTTTCGCGTTTCGCGTTCGGCAGCTCGGGTGGACGCTCGTGGTCGGTGCGCTGGGCGGAGCTGCAGCCTCTCACGCCAGCGACCGGCTGTTCCGCGAACCAGGATTCGGCCGTGGACACGTCGTGGACTTCCTTGCCTACGGCAATCTGTTCATCGGGAACTTCGCCGACTTCGTGATCGTCACGGGGGCGGTGGCCGGAGCCCTCCTGATGTGGCGGGAGGAGCGTGCCCGCGGGCAGGCTTCGACTACGACGATCCTCCGCCGGCGAATTGCCGAGAACCTTCCACCCGAGGACGACACGCGCTAA